The Chitinophaga sp. H8 genome contains a region encoding:
- a CDS encoding ankyrin repeat domain-containing protein encodes MHSLRISFIVILLAAINISHSSCAQEKKTMKQDPSGIFAAIQKNDTAAIRQWINQGNNLEVRNDKGETPLMAATYNNNIPVAQMLIAARADVNAQDHMQNSPFLYAGASGYLDILKLCMKAGARYDVYNRYGGTALIPACERGHVAIVAELLKDKTFPIDHINKLGWTGMLEAIILSDGNNKQVQIVQMLIDAGSNVNIADKDGVTPLAHARNRKFSHMVGILEKAGAR; translated from the coding sequence ATGCATTCTTTACGCATCTCTTTTATAGTGATACTGCTGGCTGCTATCAATATCAGCCATAGCAGTTGTGCACAAGAAAAAAAGACCATGAAACAAGATCCATCCGGCATCTTTGCTGCCATACAAAAAAATGATACTGCTGCCATCAGACAATGGATTAACCAGGGCAACAACCTGGAAGTACGTAATGACAAGGGTGAAACACCCCTGATGGCTGCTACCTATAACAATAATATCCCGGTAGCACAAATGTTGATTGCCGCACGTGCTGATGTAAACGCACAGGACCATATGCAGAACAGCCCCTTTTTATATGCAGGTGCCAGCGGCTATCTCGATATTTTAAAACTGTGTATGAAAGCCGGCGCCAGGTATGATGTGTACAACAGGTATGGTGGCACCGCCCTGATTCCCGCCTGTGAAAGAGGGCATGTGGCGATTGTAGCTGAATTGCTGAAAGACAAAACATTTCCAATAGATCATATTAACAAACTGGGCTGGACTGGCATGCTGGAAGCAATCATATTAAGCGACGGCAATAATAAACAAGTGCAAATTGTACAGATGCTGATAGATGCCGGCAGCAATGTTAACATTGCTGACAAAGATGGGGTAACTCCTTTGGCTCACGCACGCAACAGAAAATTCAGTCACATGGTGGGCATACTCGAAAAAGCAGGGGCCAGATAA
- a CDS encoding helix-turn-helix domain-containing protein: MLPTFGIEKIFNLPFKKEDFKVMHHHPINMPVITEPHKHDFFMLLIVSKGTGTHTIDFRDHPVKNRMVFFLAPGQAHQWQLSKNTQGFQVMFSPGFLPSPHATWSFFPPTGKPFLQLDTTQYQQLEQELIQLEKEANHPQLLSGNLLQHRLQIILLLLKRWYTHAFPEQAPAATNRLINRFLLLLEQHYATQSDVGFYAAQLHITPSYLNLVCKKASNRTAGEYIRERLLLEAKRMLTLTAVDVKEIAYGLGFNDTSYFSRFFRKHTGKTPLDFRKKI, translated from the coding sequence ATGCTGCCTACTTTTGGTATTGAGAAAATCTTTAATCTTCCTTTTAAAAAGGAAGATTTTAAGGTAATGCATCATCATCCTATTAATATGCCGGTAATCACCGAGCCGCATAAGCACGACTTTTTCATGCTGCTGATTGTCAGCAAGGGAACAGGCACGCATACTATAGACTTCAGGGATCACCCCGTAAAAAACAGGATGGTATTTTTCCTGGCGCCCGGCCAGGCACACCAATGGCAACTTTCCAAAAACACACAGGGATTTCAGGTAATGTTTTCTCCCGGTTTTCTCCCTTCCCCTCATGCTACCTGGTCATTTTTTCCACCCACCGGTAAGCCGTTCCTGCAACTTGACACAACACAATATCAGCAACTAGAGCAGGAACTTATTCAGTTAGAAAAGGAAGCTAACCATCCGCAGCTCTTATCCGGTAATCTCCTGCAACATCGTTTGCAGATCATCTTGTTATTATTAAAACGCTGGTACACCCATGCTTTCCCGGAACAGGCACCTGCTGCTACCAACCGGCTGATCAACCGTTTCCTGCTACTGTTAGAACAGCATTATGCCACACAAAGCGATGTTGGGTTTTATGCGGCACAGCTCCATATTACCCCCAGCTATCTCAACCTGGTGTGCAAAAAAGCATCCAACCGTACCGCCGGTGAATATATCCGGGAACGGCTGCTGCTGGAAGCCAAAAGAATGTTAACGCTCACCGCCGTGGATGTTAAAGAGATAGCCTATGGGCTGGGCTTCAATGATACGTCCTATTTCTCCAGGTTTTTCAGAAAGCATACCGGCAAAACACCATTGGACTTCCGTAAAAAGATATAA
- a CDS encoding YheT family hydrolase, translating to MPVLNQSDYRAPFLFRNRHLLTIYPSLFRKVSGVDYQRSRITTADDDFIDLDFSTTGSRHIVIILHGLEGNSYRKYMLGMAAAFNKNNFDTVAMNFRGCSGAPNKRLRFYHSGETEDLDTVVQYVKHLGKYETIHLAGFSLGGNVMLKYIGEKAGNIDNCIKSAVAVSVPCDLKDSAAALERKQNVIYMKRFIRELEIKLRHKKELYPEYINLDGYSSIKTFRQFDDRYTAPMHGFKNAADYWEQSSCRQFLEKIRIPVLLINALDDPFLGKACFPYEEAAKNDCFYLETPKYGGHVGFVTFNGTQYWSERRAVAFIRNNRG from the coding sequence ATGCCAGTATTGAACCAATCAGATTATCGTGCACCTTTCTTATTCCGGAACCGGCATTTGCTTACTATTTATCCTTCCTTATTCCGGAAAGTAAGTGGCGTGGATTATCAGAGAAGTCGTATTACCACAGCAGATGATGATTTTATTGACCTGGATTTCAGTACAACAGGCAGCAGGCATATTGTCATTATTTTGCACGGGCTGGAAGGAAATTCCTATAGGAAATATATGCTGGGGATGGCGGCAGCATTTAATAAAAACAACTTTGATACTGTAGCGATGAACTTCCGGGGCTGTAGTGGTGCGCCCAATAAAAGGTTACGTTTCTACCATAGCGGGGAAACGGAAGACCTGGATACCGTAGTGCAGTATGTGAAGCACCTGGGGAAATATGAAACAATCCACCTGGCCGGATTTTCCTTAGGCGGTAATGTGATGTTGAAATACATCGGTGAAAAGGCGGGCAATATTGACAACTGCATTAAGTCGGCAGTGGCTGTTTCTGTACCCTGCGATCTGAAGGACAGTGCTGCAGCACTTGAAAGAAAACAGAATGTGATTTATATGAAACGCTTTATCCGGGAGTTGGAAATTAAACTACGGCACAAAAAGGAATTATATCCGGAGTATATTAACCTGGACGGCTACAGCAGCATTAAAACATTCCGTCAGTTTGACGATCGTTACACTGCACCCATGCATGGGTTTAAAAATGCAGCGGATTACTGGGAGCAATCCAGTTGCCGGCAGTTTCTGGAAAAGATCAGGATACCGGTATTGCTGATCAATGCCCTGGATGATCCCTTTTTAGGCAAAGCATGTTTCCCTTATGAAGAGGCAGCAAAGAATGACTGCTTTTACCTGGAAACGCCAAAGTATGGTGGTCATGTAGGTTTTGTTACATTCAATGGTACCCAATACTGGTCGGAAAGAAGGGCAGTGGCATTTATCCGTAATAACAGGGGATAA
- a CDS encoding alpha/beta hydrolase has translation MGSLHAGDRPEAGNALYLARFIFANNPNGPIMQNRVLPWSLRASGFLMSKLGKPFPGLTARIFLRFYSTPPKRKFKPAQLSVKESAVTGTVTYSQYPFDQRLLTLTTYKWGNTGKKVLLMHGWGGSPVDFKYMIQALVESGYEVVAFDAPAHGFSAGKRTNIVQWMHMLQQFMAQHGDFYAVVGHSLGGLSAALALVLKEVHIPKLVMIGSSVSAPGIFEDTFRQFNIHPAVMPVVQQLIARNLQSDLQQLDLFKHISRIKAKDILVVYDENDALVKHQDITAFVEQYHVAQSLKIRGEGHFKIIKDKLVISRIVEFLHG, from the coding sequence ATGGGATCATTACATGCAGGTGACCGTCCGGAAGCGGGAAATGCTTTATATTTAGCACGCTTTATATTTGCCAATAACCCAAACGGACCTATCATGCAAAACCGGGTATTACCTTGGTCTTTAAGAGCATCAGGATTTCTGATGTCTAAATTAGGGAAGCCTTTTCCCGGACTAACGGCCAGGATTTTTTTACGTTTTTATTCTACTCCTCCTAAACGTAAGTTCAAGCCGGCACAACTATCCGTAAAAGAAAGTGCAGTAACGGGTACCGTTACCTATAGCCAATATCCATTTGATCAGCGTTTACTGACACTGACTACCTATAAATGGGGAAACACGGGAAAAAAGGTACTGTTAATGCATGGTTGGGGAGGTAGTCCGGTTGACTTTAAATATATGATCCAGGCACTGGTAGAAAGCGGGTATGAGGTAGTTGCCTTCGATGCGCCTGCTCATGGGTTTTCTGCAGGGAAAAGAACCAACATCGTACAATGGATGCATATGCTGCAACAGTTTATGGCACAACATGGTGATTTTTATGCTGTGGTGGGACATTCACTGGGCGGCCTGAGTGCGGCATTGGCACTTGTGCTGAAAGAGGTACACATTCCTAAATTGGTTATGATAGGAAGTTCGGTGAGCGCCCCCGGTATTTTTGAAGATACTTTCCGGCAGTTTAACATTCATCCGGCGGTAATGCCTGTTGTACAGCAATTGATTGCCCGGAACCTGCAAAGTGATTTGCAACAGCTGGATCTGTTCAAGCATATTAGCCGGATAAAAGCAAAAGACATTCTGGTAGTGTATGATGAGAATGATGCATTGGTAAAACACCAGGATATTACTGCCTTTGTAGAACAATATCATGTGGCACAATCACTGAAGATCAGAGGGGAAGGGCATTTTAAGATAATTAAAGATAAGTTGGTCATCAGCAGGATAGTGGAATTTCTCCACGGATAG
- a CDS encoding sterol desaturase family protein encodes MDVLDYLLRLSTPAIGLIFLVENVIITILVLWLGKLLHHYFSGQQPPPYKYTQREWFICGVTNILNTVITYIGFWLWKNGFIVISTGVSVQILWDFLILFFAMDLLMYVFHFIIHKTWLYKAVHQLHHEAVDPKPIDLFILHPVETVSFGALWLLLLLLATFNIYAIVIYLVVNVVFGLTGHLGMEPLPLKIRNLPVLRYLGTSTFHHRHHQEIAYNFGFYTSIWDRLFGTHKG; translated from the coding sequence ATGGACGTACTGGATTATTTATTGCGATTATCAACACCGGCGATAGGACTCATCTTCCTGGTAGAAAATGTAATCATTACAATACTTGTATTATGGTTGGGTAAGTTGCTCCATCATTACTTCTCCGGACAGCAGCCACCACCCTATAAGTATACACAACGGGAGTGGTTTATCTGCGGTGTCACCAATATATTGAATACGGTAATTACCTATATCGGTTTCTGGCTATGGAAAAATGGATTTATTGTGATCAGTACCGGGGTGTCTGTACAGATTTTATGGGATTTTTTAATCCTGTTTTTTGCGATGGACTTACTGATGTATGTGTTTCATTTTATTATCCACAAAACATGGTTGTATAAGGCGGTGCATCAATTACATCATGAAGCGGTGGATCCTAAACCTATTGATCTGTTTATATTACATCCGGTAGAAACGGTGAGTTTTGGTGCATTATGGTTGCTGTTATTATTGCTGGCAACATTTAACATCTATGCAATTGTTATTTACCTGGTGGTGAATGTTGTTTTTGGTTTAACCGGACACCTGGGGATGGAGCCGCTGCCGTTAAAGATCCGTAATTTGCCGGTGCTCAGATACCTGGGAACTTCCACCTTCCACCACCGTCATCATCAGGAAATTGCTTATAACTTTGGGTTTTATACCAGTATATGGGACCGTTTATTTGGAACACATAAGGGGTAG
- a CDS encoding TerC family protein → MEYLFTVDALVSLLTLTVLEIVLGIDNIVFISILAGKLPADKQKRARRLGLGLAMFVRILLLLSLGWIMSLTQPLFNMGEWIGLDNPDFLKVTAISGRDLILLIGGLFLIYKSTAEIHEKLEGGEHEQAKVKAVTFSQVLIQILLLDIVFSLDSVITAVGMADHVEIMIAAVVLAVAVMMLAAESISGFVNKHPTVKMLALSFLLLIGVSLLAEGFDQHIPKGYIYFAMAFSVFIEILNLKVKSKNRHTVKLNQPSFDKEDKPA, encoded by the coding sequence ATGGAATACCTTTTTACCGTAGACGCGTTAGTCAGTCTCTTAACATTAACTGTCCTGGAAATAGTACTGGGCATAGACAATATTGTATTCATCTCCATCCTTGCAGGCAAGCTGCCAGCTGATAAACAAAAAAGAGCCCGCCGCCTTGGACTTGGCCTCGCCATGTTTGTACGCATCCTGCTCCTACTATCCCTTGGCTGGATCATGTCGCTTACACAGCCCCTGTTCAATATGGGAGAATGGATAGGCCTGGACAATCCTGATTTCCTGAAAGTAACCGCTATCTCCGGCCGGGACCTGATCCTGTTAATCGGAGGGCTGTTCCTGATCTATAAAAGCACGGCAGAAATCCATGAAAAACTGGAGGGCGGTGAACATGAACAAGCCAAGGTAAAAGCTGTAACATTCAGCCAGGTACTGATTCAGATACTCCTGCTGGACATCGTATTTTCGCTGGACTCTGTTATCACCGCCGTAGGCATGGCTGATCATGTGGAGATCATGATTGCAGCGGTAGTACTTGCCGTTGCGGTAATGATGCTGGCGGCTGAATCTATCAGTGGTTTTGTAAATAAACACCCTACTGTTAAAATGCTGGCCCTGTCTTTCCTCCTGCTCATCGGTGTTTCCCTGCTGGCCGAAGGCTTTGACCAACACATCCCTAAAGGATATATCTATTTTGCGATGGCATTTTCTGTATTCATAGAAATACTGAACCTGAAAGTAAAATCCAAAAACAGACATACAGTTAAACTCAATCAACCTTCTTTTGACAAGGAAGATAAACCTGCATAA
- a CDS encoding DUF1080 domain-containing protein: MRRWNGFRSRFNRLSSFSYPGTLVLLLGAGLCTTLQAQQRIPLNDLSAFQHPGPGWRIAGDVKADLKKKDVLITTDGTGVLVNKPGKDLLSNFQHGDLDIELDYMMALGSNSGIYLQGRYEIQLLDSWGVLNPRAGDNGGIYERWDESRGEGQQGYEGYAPRQNASRAPGLWQHLSISFQAPRFDANGRKTENAKILKIVLNGVVIHEQVTLAGPTRGGLDHNEVPSGPLRIQGDHGAVAFRNIVINNYSKAKPIVKEVKYSVYKDRMDKTPDFKILKPIGEGIATQISSNINGLPANDFLVRYTATLQVKEAGDYGFNLNTPGGGGRLTIGDKSVIPAGGSDGNISLQPGDYPLELLYVKREDWAKPSLTLSVREAGFRQFVITDTNIPGDDPVDPILVNANAPTVLRSFMDLPEGGAKVVHAVSVGNPEKVHYTYDLDKGAMVQVWRGDFLNTTSMWHDRGNGTAVPQGTVQGFGKPSLAIARLSSPQASWSNDTTGTGYQPDGYVIDEAGRPVFHYTIYGIAVSDSIRVLPQSQGVYRKISLQQPAENLYVRVAVADKIEQQSDGIYVIGDKSYYIKMDNTGGVIREQDGHKELIVPVKGSALSYAVLF; encoded by the coding sequence ATGCGCAGGTGGAATGGATTTCGTTCAAGGTTTAACCGGTTAAGCTCATTTAGTTATCCGGGAACTTTGGTCTTACTTTTAGGTGCAGGTTTATGCACCACTTTGCAGGCACAGCAGAGAATACCTTTAAATGATCTGTCAGCATTCCAGCACCCTGGTCCGGGATGGCGCATAGCCGGTGATGTAAAAGCTGACCTCAAAAAGAAGGATGTACTCATTACAACTGATGGTACAGGTGTATTGGTGAATAAGCCAGGTAAGGATCTATTGAGCAATTTCCAGCATGGTGATCTGGATATAGAGCTGGACTATATGATGGCGCTTGGTTCCAATTCGGGCATCTACCTGCAAGGACGGTACGAAATACAGTTGCTGGATAGCTGGGGGGTACTCAATCCCCGTGCCGGCGATAACGGTGGCATCTATGAACGTTGGGATGAAAGTCGTGGTGAAGGGCAGCAAGGATATGAAGGATATGCCCCCCGCCAAAATGCAAGCCGTGCACCAGGACTATGGCAACATCTCAGCATTTCTTTCCAGGCGCCCCGTTTTGATGCCAATGGCAGGAAAACGGAAAATGCCAAAATCCTGAAAATAGTATTAAACGGGGTGGTTATTCATGAGCAGGTAACATTGGCAGGCCCTACCCGTGGCGGACTGGACCATAATGAAGTACCTTCCGGCCCGCTCCGGATTCAGGGTGATCATGGCGCAGTGGCTTTCCGGAACATAGTAATCAATAACTACAGTAAGGCCAAACCTATAGTAAAAGAGGTGAAATACAGTGTGTATAAAGACAGGATGGATAAAACGCCTGATTTTAAAATACTGAAACCTATCGGAGAAGGTATTGCTACACAGATCAGCTCCAATATCAATGGATTGCCGGCTAATGATTTCCTGGTACGTTATACTGCTACCTTACAGGTAAAGGAGGCCGGAGATTATGGCTTTAACCTGAATACACCAGGTGGTGGCGGCCGGCTGACCATTGGTGATAAATCTGTGATTCCGGCAGGAGGAAGTGATGGGAACATCAGCCTGCAGCCGGGAGATTATCCATTGGAACTGCTGTATGTAAAAAGAGAAGACTGGGCTAAACCTTCGCTTACTTTAAGTGTGAGAGAAGCAGGATTCAGACAGTTTGTAATAACAGATACCAATATACCAGGAGATGATCCGGTAGATCCTATTCTGGTAAATGCAAATGCACCCACCGTATTACGCAGTTTTATGGACCTCCCCGAAGGAGGGGCTAAAGTAGTACATGCGGTATCCGTAGGGAACCCTGAAAAAGTACATTATACTTATGACCTGGATAAAGGTGCCATGGTACAGGTATGGCGGGGCGACTTCCTGAACACCACGTCCATGTGGCACGACAGGGGCAATGGTACTGCTGTTCCGCAAGGTACGGTACAAGGTTTTGGAAAGCCTTCCCTGGCTATTGCAAGGTTGTCTTCTCCCCAGGCATCCTGGTCAAATGATACTACCGGTACGGGCTATCAGCCGGATGGTTATGTAATAGATGAGGCCGGCCGCCCGGTTTTTCACTATACCATTTATGGTATTGCTGTAAGTGACAGCATCCGGGTACTGCCCCAAAGTCAGGGAGTATACCGTAAGATAAGCCTACAGCAGCCGGCAGAAAATTTATATGTGCGGGTAGCTGTTGCAGATAAGATTGAACAGCAGTCTGATGGCATCTATGTGATAGGAGATAAGTCCTATTACATAAAAATGGATAATACAGGTGGTGTGATCCGGGAGCAGGACGGACATAAAGAGTTGATTGTGCCGGTAAAAGGCAGTGCATTAAGCTACGCTGTATTATTCTAG
- a CDS encoding helix-turn-helix transcriptional regulator, with product MELEKATYLGTNTHSYYADGILISETAYHRKVFEGWHSHQHPHITFIIEGGNQEQRKHREQEVRPGEVLLYHSGERHRNKNTQHPSRNINFEIESSFLDRYELDFSSLYQGGTSSPGYKAGLLKIYRECCVNDVHTVSSIHALLLELFNIAQTPGKTTRIPQWAIRLQQLLHDTWDDTPSLTQLAAILQVHPVTISKYFPVYFSCTLGEYIRRIKVEKAVAYIKEPGSSLTEIAYRCGFTDQSHFIRTFRTATGFLPGEYKKM from the coding sequence ATGGAGCTGGAAAAAGCAACATATCTTGGTACCAATACCCATAGTTATTATGCTGATGGGATACTGATCAGTGAAACAGCTTATCACCGGAAAGTATTTGAGGGCTGGCACAGTCATCAGCATCCCCATATTACATTTATCATAGAGGGAGGTAACCAGGAACAGCGGAAACACCGGGAGCAGGAAGTGCGTCCCGGGGAGGTGCTACTGTACCATAGCGGAGAACGGCATAGAAACAAAAATACACAGCATCCGTCCCGGAACATCAATTTTGAAATAGAAAGCAGCTTTTTAGACAGATATGAGCTGGATTTTTCATCGCTTTATCAGGGTGGTACCTCATCACCTGGTTATAAAGCAGGGCTGTTAAAAATATACCGGGAATGCTGTGTCAACGATGTGCATACCGTATCCTCCATACATGCCTTGTTGCTGGAACTTTTTAATATAGCGCAAACACCCGGAAAGACAACACGTATTCCTCAGTGGGCCATCCGCCTGCAACAGCTTTTGCATGATACCTGGGATGATACGCCCTCTTTAACCCAGCTGGCTGCTATCCTCCAGGTACATCCGGTAACGATCTCCAAATATTTTCCTGTGTACTTTTCCTGTACCCTGGGGGAATACATACGCAGGATAAAAGTAGAAAAAGCCGTGGCTTATATTAAGGAGCCTGGGAGTAGCCTGACAGAAATAGCTTACCGGTGCGGATTCACGGACCAGAGCCATTTTATCAGGACGTTCCGCACTGCAACAGGCTTTTTGCCGGGAGAATACAAAAAAATGTAG
- a CDS encoding S41 family peptidase → MIRYLKTIFVLLLTISLFCRHTAAQPGGLSSKEQEAIVHKIANLIKTHYVSVEKGAAIAQHLVKTYQDGAFNKATDNRVFDSLMTTTLQAYSHDGHLFVRHDTAIVNNILAAEKDAATPEGEDLFYYGADAAKKNYGFQEIRILEGNIGYIKLSEINISGKSLPVLSAAMQLIANTTALIIDLRYNGGGGTDIGAVFESFFLPANTPLLEFKDRKGHVEVDKTVSWLQQQQYKQPLFIAVNKRTASAAEAFAYVLQAHKRAKVIGQPTAGAANWNTYYAVNPEIFVSISTAAPVLPGTDKTWEQKGIQPDYITLPGAELEQIHKLVHQ, encoded by the coding sequence ATGATACGATACCTGAAAACTATTTTTGTTTTGTTGCTGACCATCTCTCTTTTTTGCCGCCATACAGCAGCACAGCCTGGTGGCTTATCTTCTAAAGAGCAGGAGGCCATTGTTCATAAAATAGCCAACCTGATTAAAACCCATTATGTATCGGTGGAGAAAGGCGCTGCCATTGCACAGCATCTGGTGAAAACATACCAGGACGGCGCTTTTAATAAAGCCACTGATAACCGGGTATTTGATTCACTGATGACGACTACGCTGCAGGCTTATAGTCATGACGGGCATTTGTTTGTTCGCCATGATACTGCCATTGTAAATAATATTCTGGCCGCGGAGAAGGACGCGGCTACTCCCGAAGGGGAAGACCTCTTTTACTACGGCGCTGATGCAGCAAAGAAAAACTATGGCTTCCAGGAAATACGAATCCTGGAAGGAAATATTGGCTATATAAAACTTTCAGAAATAAATATCTCCGGTAAAAGCCTGCCGGTACTTAGTGCCGCGATGCAGTTGATAGCTAATACAACAGCATTGATTATTGACCTAAGGTATAACGGTGGTGGTGGAACGGATATCGGTGCGGTGTTTGAAAGTTTTTTCCTGCCTGCCAACACTCCTTTGCTGGAGTTTAAAGACAGGAAGGGACATGTGGAGGTGGATAAAACAGTTTCATGGCTGCAGCAGCAACAGTATAAACAACCACTTTTTATCGCGGTGAATAAAAGGACGGCTTCTGCTGCCGAGGCTTTTGCCTATGTACTACAGGCACATAAAAGAGCAAAGGTTATCGGGCAACCGACTGCCGGTGCAGCTAACTGGAATACCTATTATGCCGTGAATCCGGAGATTTTTGTATCAATATCTACTGCAGCTCCGGTTTTACCTGGTACTGATAAAACATGGGAGCAGAAAGGTATTCAACCGGATTACATAACATTACCAGGAGCAGAATTGGAACAGATCCATAAATTGGTTCACCAATAA
- a CDS encoding lysophospholipid acyltransferase family protein, producing MHVTYLPLYAALYLLSLLLSYIVRQVDQFIYFLLCKVLRYRYQVVLQNLSRSFPEKTYGEIKEISCAFYRHFGRMLTEIIQMVSISEKQIMSRVKVLNPELLEYYHLQHRSIIIMLGHQGNWEYLSVLPKYLSFDVHGIYKPLSNSFFNLLIKRLRTRFGLKLLPMDQAARYMLLHKNNPQAYLFLADQAPGVQSKCQVAFMHQPTRMFTGAERLAIATDAVVIYAQFNKAAEEKQWKLSFSLLTDTPRATAPHEITTTFGRYLEESIQQAPQYWLWTHKRWKHSH from the coding sequence ATGCATGTGACCTATCTTCCGCTATATGCTGCATTATATTTACTCAGCCTGCTGCTTTCCTATATAGTCAGGCAGGTGGATCAGTTCATCTACTTTCTCCTGTGTAAGGTACTCCGGTACCGTTACCAGGTAGTGTTGCAAAACCTCTCCCGTTCCTTTCCGGAAAAAACATATGGAGAAATAAAAGAGATCAGTTGCGCATTTTACCGGCACTTCGGCCGCATGCTTACCGAGATTATACAAATGGTATCTATTTCAGAAAAGCAGATCATGTCACGTGTGAAGGTGCTCAATCCGGAGTTGTTGGAGTATTATCATCTCCAGCATAGGAGCATTATCATTATGCTGGGGCATCAGGGTAATTGGGAGTATCTGAGTGTATTACCTAAATATCTCTCGTTTGATGTGCATGGCATTTATAAGCCTTTATCCAATTCCTTCTTTAACTTACTGATCAAACGCCTGCGTACCCGTTTTGGGTTAAAATTACTACCGATGGATCAGGCAGCACGCTATATGCTGCTTCATAAAAATAATCCACAGGCTTACCTTTTTCTGGCCGACCAGGCGCCTGGTGTTCAAAGTAAATGCCAGGTAGCGTTTATGCATCAGCCCACGCGTATGTTTACCGGCGCCGAAAGGCTGGCAATAGCAACAGATGCGGTAGTCATCTATGCGCAATTCAATAAAGCAGCAGAAGAAAAACAGTGGAAACTCTCTTTTTCTTTGTTAACTGATACCCCACGGGCTACTGCTCCTCATGAGATTACCACTACATTTGGCAGATACCTGGAGGAGAGTATTCAGCAGGCACCACAGTACTGGCTATGGACACATAAACGCTGGAAACATTCCCACTAA